The Mus musculus strain C57BL/6J chromosome 2, GRCm38.p6 C57BL/6J genome has a window encoding:
- the Potegl gene encoding uncharacterized protein LOC70981 isoform X3 — MGGKYSRGEERRPLGFPGFSALCCCQKTNREETPLGFCDIKARRSNLSFGREDPAYLDMAYFPDNDLHMAACAGDLPFVRLYFTLGKYEVNHRDRENRNAMHFACFYGHLELVIYLWRRGCEINVCDNHNITPLMKAVQSWEDKIVCFLLEHHANLHIKDSMGNTALHYAVYSGNLATAARLLQYGADIEERTKDNLTPLLLALRENRLKMAQFLVRMEASVHAVDSQRRNSLMYAVRCDSPVMVNLILQQGVDINLKDLFGWTALRYAIEGDRDVRTMLLELRKRNRG, encoded by the exons ATGGGAGGAAAGTACAGCCGTGGGGAAGAGAGGAGGCCTTTGGGGTTTCCAGGCTTCTCTGCGCTGTGTTGCTGTCAGAAAACAAATAGGGAAGAGACCCCCTTGGGTTTCTGCGATATTAAGGCACGGAGAAGTAACCTGAGCTTTGGAAGGGAGGATCCTGCTTATTTAGACATGGCTTACTTTCCTGACAATGATCTGCACATGGCGGCCTGTGCAGGCGATTTACCTTTTGTGCGGCTGTACTTTACTCTGGGTAAATACGAAGTCAAtcacagagacagggagaataG GAATGCCATGCACTTTGCCTGCTTCTATGGACATTTAGAATTGGTGATATATCTCTGGAGGCGTGGTTGTGAGATTAATGTGTGTGACAATCATAACATCACACCCCTGATGAAG GCTGTCCAAAGCTGGGAAGATAAAATCGTGTGTTTTCTGCTAGAGCACCATGCTAACCTGCACATTAAAGACAGCATGGGTAACACTGCTCTGCACTATGCTGTCTATAGCGGGAATTTAGCAACGGCTGCCAGGCTGCTACAGTACGGAGCAGATATTGAGGAAAGGACAAAA GACAACCTCACACCACTCTTGCTTGCTCTCAGGGAGAACAGACTGAAGATGGCACAATTCTTAGTAAGGATGGAAGCAAGCGTGCATGCAGTTGACTCACAGAGAAG aaattctCTCATGTATGCTGTAAGGTGTGACTCACCAGTTATGGTCAACCTTATTCTTCAACAAGGTGTCGACATaaatttgaaagatttatttggaTGGACTGCTTTACGTTATGCTATTGAAGGTGATCGTGATGT GAGGACAATGCTTTTGGAGTTAAGAAAGAGAAATCGAG